A single Gammaproteobacteria bacterium DNA region contains:
- a CDS encoding DUF819 family protein, with protein sequence MNQTLFAADQTWALAAILFGAGAFGLWAEGRGWARYFSGAVIAIAVTFAFSNLAVIPVAAPIYDWVWSYCVPFAIPLLLLRADLRRILGESGPMVGAFALGAVGTVLGVLLIYWLLPLPLGEDNWKLGGVFTATYVGGSMNFAATADALDLRAGAILSGAVAADNLVMTVFLLVLFLLPALNAFANRFSQSRSPFAENGDIRDPQDARLPIHELGLALAYAALVCALGFGFENVSGLRGSGVLVITALSVAFASLWPSRATAMAPSDRFGFLLMQVFFATIGASANIAVAFEAGPVLFVFAFGILAIHLLFLLGLGRAFGLTLPELLIASNANLGGPTTAAAMAAAKGWSALVTPAVLVGTLGYVVATFSGVAVANLLRAIG encoded by the coding sequence ATGAATCAAACACTGTTCGCAGCCGATCAGACTTGGGCGCTGGCCGCCATCCTGTTCGGTGCAGGCGCCTTCGGGCTGTGGGCGGAAGGACGCGGCTGGGCACGCTATTTTTCGGGTGCGGTGATCGCGATTGCGGTGACGTTCGCGTTCAGCAACCTTGCGGTCATCCCGGTCGCGGCGCCGATCTACGACTGGGTATGGTCGTATTGCGTTCCGTTCGCAATTCCGTTGCTGCTGCTGCGCGCCGACTTGCGGCGCATCCTCGGCGAGTCCGGTCCCATGGTGGGTGCCTTCGCGCTCGGTGCGGTCGGCACCGTGCTCGGCGTGCTGCTGATCTATTGGCTGTTGCCACTGCCGCTCGGCGAGGACAACTGGAAGCTCGGCGGCGTGTTCACCGCCACCTATGTTGGCGGATCGATGAACTTCGCGGCCACCGCGGACGCGCTGGACCTGCGCGCCGGTGCCATTCTGTCCGGCGCCGTAGCCGCCGACAATCTGGTGATGACGGTGTTCCTGCTGGTGCTGTTCCTGCTGCCGGCCTTGAATGCCTTCGCCAATCGCTTCAGTCAGTCGCGCTCGCCCTTCGCCGAGAACGGCGACATCCGCGACCCGCAGGATGCGCGCCTACCGATCCACGAACTCGGTCTGGCCCTCGCATACGCGGCTCTGGTCTGCGCACTCGGATTCGGCTTCGAGAATGTCAGCGGACTGCGCGGCAGCGGCGTGCTCGTCATCACCGCGCTGTCGGTCGCCTTTGCCAGTCTGTGGCCGAGCCGCGCCACCGCCATGGCGCCCTCGGACCGCTTCGGTTTTCTGCTGATGCAGGTGTTCTTCGCCACGATCGGCGCCAGCGCCAATATCGCGGTCGCCTTTGAAGCCGGTCCGGTGCTGTTCGTGTTCGCGTTCGGCATTCTCGCGATTCACCTGCTGTTTCTGCTGGGACTGGGCCGTGCGTTCGGGCTAACGCTGCCGGAGCTGCTGATCGCCTCGAACGCCAATCTCGGCGGTCCTACCACGGCGGCTGCGATGGCGGCGGCCAAAGGCTGGAGCGCGCTGGTCACGCCGGCCGTGCTGGTCGGCACGCTGGGCTATGTCGTGGCAACCTTCAGTGGAGTCGCTGTGGCAAACCTGCTGCGTGCGATCGGCTGA
- a CDS encoding sensor domain-containing diguanylate cyclase, translating to MPATLASGWLRRAVFAVLSFIAGTCIAEALIAAHVGRLSQREHQAVVNQVASTRSRLETVVSTTLAQSQGLAAFVVSADSLTPQRIESVLRTVCSSNPMIRNIGVAPDNVVRHVCPQQRNQAVLGFRYEDSPEQWPGVKRAMELRHAVVTGPVDLVQGGRAIVSRTPAYRADSSYWGVISMVMELRSLFAQADLLAVSDGVRYWLIGDPLPGDEARMIMGDVATIPESALRMKVAVPGGAWTLVAYPVAGWTPPWTLFWLSHALGLLMSLILAWLQWALLQSRARARGMARELRELNERLTLNNRKLEELTRTDPLTGIANRRRFEGAYAEAWRQCLRSGRPLSLLMIDLDHFKAINDQHGHAVGDGCLIEVVRHLGAALQQASQLLARYGGEEFVVLAPDLDAAGALELASGIRQRIESCELTLLAGGSAPIRLTASVGVATVVPADSDRPSQLRDVADAALYEAKRAGRNCVRQRTVGRTA from the coding sequence ATGCCGGCAACGCTCGCGAGCGGCTGGTTGCGGCGTGCCGTGTTCGCAGTGCTCAGCTTCATCGCCGGCACCTGTATCGCTGAGGCGCTGATCGCAGCACACGTCGGCCGCTTGTCGCAACGCGAGCATCAGGCCGTGGTGAATCAGGTGGCCAGTACACGCTCGCGACTGGAAACGGTGGTCAGCACGACCCTGGCCCAGTCACAGGGACTCGCGGCCTTCGTGGTCAGCGCAGACTCCTTGACGCCCCAACGAATCGAGTCGGTTCTGCGTACGGTGTGTTCGTCCAATCCCATGATCCGGAACATCGGCGTGGCGCCCGACAATGTGGTGCGCCATGTCTGTCCGCAGCAACGTAACCAGGCCGTGTTGGGCTTTCGCTACGAAGACAGCCCCGAGCAATGGCCCGGCGTGAAACGTGCAATGGAACTGCGGCATGCAGTGGTGACCGGTCCGGTGGATCTCGTTCAGGGCGGCCGCGCCATCGTCAGTCGCACGCCGGCCTATCGCGCTGATTCGAGCTACTGGGGCGTCATTTCGATGGTAATGGAACTTCGATCCCTGTTCGCGCAGGCGGACCTTCTGGCGGTGTCCGATGGTGTGCGCTACTGGCTCATTGGCGACCCGCTTCCCGGCGACGAGGCCCGCATGATCATGGGCGATGTGGCAACGATCCCGGAATCCGCGCTGCGCATGAAGGTCGCGGTGCCCGGCGGCGCCTGGACCCTGGTCGCCTACCCGGTTGCGGGCTGGACGCCGCCCTGGACGTTGTTCTGGCTGTCACACGCGCTTGGCCTACTGATGTCTCTGATACTGGCGTGGTTGCAGTGGGCGTTGTTGCAAAGTCGTGCCCGGGCGCGGGGCATGGCGCGTGAACTGAGGGAATTGAACGAGCGCCTGACGCTGAACAACCGGAAACTCGAAGAACTCACGCGCACCGATCCACTGACCGGGATCGCCAATCGCCGTCGCTTCGAGGGCGCCTATGCTGAAGCCTGGAGGCAATGCCTCCGGTCCGGGCGGCCGCTGTCCTTGCTGATGATTGATCTGGACCACTTCAAAGCGATCAACGATCAGCACGGCCATGCCGTGGGCGACGGCTGCCTGATCGAGGTCGTTCGGCATCTGGGCGCCGCACTGCAACAAGCTTCGCAACTGCTGGCGCGCTACGGCGGCGAGGAATTCGTGGTCCTGGCACCGGACCTCGACGCTGCCGGCGCCCTCGAGTTGGCCTCGGGCATCCGTCAGCGCATCGAATCCTGCGAGCTCACGTTGTTGGCCGGCGGATCGGCGCCGATCCGCCTGACCGCCAGCGTGGGCGTGGCGACCGTAGTGCCGGCCGATTCCGATCGTCCCAGTCAGCTGCGCGATGTCGCCGACGCGGCGCTCTACGAGGCCAAGCGCGCGGGCCGCAACTGCGTGCGTCAGCGCACCGTGGGTCGAACCGCCTGA
- a CDS encoding glucose 1-dehydrogenase, translating to MSQTGPRPERLQGKIAIVTGGARGMGAATARLFVEHGAQVLIADVLDQEGSALARELGEAARFSHHDVSDEASWTRLADQAMAIGGHLDVLVNNAGVLLFETLLNMDKSAFERVLDINLIGTFLGMKAIAPLMIERGKGSIVNISSVDGMKAANGLGAYCASKWGVRGLTKVAAMEFGHRGVRVNSVHPGGVDTAMGNPYAETREDVNKRYAMVPMQRVGEPLEVAQTSLFLASDESSYLCGAEIAVDGGMLTGQYYQGIAGAPGVL from the coding sequence ATGAGCCAGACCGGCCCTCGGCCCGAGCGTCTACAGGGCAAGATCGCCATCGTGACCGGTGGTGCACGCGGCATGGGCGCCGCCACGGCACGTCTGTTCGTGGAACACGGCGCCCAGGTGCTGATCGCGGACGTACTGGATCAGGAAGGCAGTGCCCTGGCCCGGGAATTGGGCGAAGCCGCGCGATTTTCGCACCACGACGTCAGCGATGAAGCCAGCTGGACGCGGCTGGCGGACCAGGCGATGGCGATCGGCGGCCACCTGGACGTACTGGTGAACAATGCCGGTGTGCTGCTGTTCGAAACCTTGTTGAATATGGACAAGTCTGCCTTCGAACGCGTGCTCGACATCAACCTCATCGGCACATTTCTCGGCATGAAGGCGATCGCGCCACTGATGATCGAACGTGGCAAGGGCTCGATCGTGAACATCTCATCGGTGGACGGAATGAAGGCCGCGAACGGCCTGGGTGCCTATTGCGCCAGCAAATGGGGCGTGCGCGGTCTGACCAAGGTCGCGGCGATGGAGTTCGGTCATCGCGGCGTGCGCGTCAACTCCGTGCATCCCGGCGGTGTCGACACGGCGATGGGCAATCCTTACGCCGAAACACGCGAGGACGTCAACAAGCGCTACGCCATGGTGCCGATGCAACGCGTGGGCGAGCCGCTGGAGGTGGCGCAGACCTCGTTGTTTCTCGCCAGCGACGAATCCTCCTACCTCTGCGGAGCGGAAATCGCGGTGGACGGCGGGATGCTGACCGGACAGTACTACCAGGGCATCGCCGGCGCGCCCGGCGTGCTCTGA
- a CDS encoding TonB-dependent receptor — MAVPAFAQSAMADTDVAATQTKRSAGALEEIVVTAQRREEKLQDVPVAVSAFTEADIENRGIDRLDDLNALAPGLQISKTPSNSTISQISIRGITQINPAIYWDPAVGVYVDGVYIGKAQGSIFDLVDLANVEVLRGPQGTLYGRNTLAGAINLISRAPTGEWAGKASLEVGDYNAMVQKASVDLPEMKGFRVSIGARSERRDGWVKTSRTSPLNDFNDRHNDGLRLAVDYVGLDDFTVAYRYDQSNVDQSNNYDQLYRIAPGFGLDDYASTDREEFADVNSPSYEESRVTGHSLTLTWDLDDRNTLKSISGYRRLEWNDSLDLDGSPLNVAFTQRFTDYDQFSQDLQWIGSLDRLNYVAGLYYFTDDGQTNNPQLFFDGAAEYDSRYGTGTDAWAAYGQADYKLLDALTLTLGLRYTSEKKKLDRAFGVRTSPDDPYYYLIPEGTHAAETFTDTTPMVSVAYRFNESVNVYAKYTEGFKSGGFNGEYSNPMATPEDNIAETLTPFKPEKQKSFELGAKTDLFGGRARVNVALFHNELEDLQASIFLGQGAAATAVRNAGEATVEGVEVEAVLLLTAGTTLSLNYAYLDSQYDEFIDLAIPDRINQADNRAFVHAPENAYNLTLNSLLAETAWGRLRMVVDYSYTDSFYTYPYQLADSGPDYNPNAQLAANSEVDGHGMLNLRLSLADIALGEASGELAIWCRNALDDDTATNFIDFGPAFGGLTVANFEEPRTLGITGIVRW; from the coding sequence ATGGCCGTCCCGGCATTCGCGCAAAGCGCAATGGCAGACACGGATGTCGCAGCCACACAGACCAAGCGCAGCGCGGGCGCGCTGGAGGAAATCGTCGTCACCGCGCAGCGGCGCGAGGAAAAATTGCAGGACGTGCCGGTGGCCGTGAGCGCCTTCACCGAAGCGGATATCGAGAACCGTGGCATCGATCGCCTCGATGACCTCAATGCGCTGGCGCCCGGTCTGCAGATCAGCAAGACCCCCTCCAATTCCACAATCTCGCAGATTTCGATACGCGGCATCACGCAGATCAATCCCGCGATCTACTGGGACCCGGCCGTCGGCGTGTACGTGGATGGCGTCTACATCGGCAAGGCTCAGGGCTCGATCTTCGATCTTGTGGACCTGGCCAATGTCGAGGTGCTGCGCGGGCCGCAGGGTACGCTGTATGGCCGCAACACCCTGGCCGGCGCGATCAATCTGATCTCGCGTGCACCGACGGGGGAGTGGGCCGGCAAGGCCAGCCTGGAAGTCGGCGACTACAACGCCATGGTGCAGAAGGCCAGTGTGGATCTGCCGGAGATGAAAGGCTTCCGCGTCTCCATCGGCGCGCGTTCCGAACGCCGCGATGGCTGGGTCAAGACTTCGCGGACCAGCCCGCTGAACGATTTCAACGATCGCCACAACGACGGTCTGCGCCTGGCCGTGGACTACGTCGGTCTCGACGATTTCACCGTGGCCTATCGCTACGACCAGTCCAACGTCGATCAGTCCAACAACTACGACCAGCTGTACCGAATCGCGCCCGGATTTGGTCTGGACGACTATGCCTCCACCGACCGTGAGGAATTCGCGGACGTCAATTCGCCGTCCTACGAGGAATCGCGTGTCACCGGGCACTCGCTCACCTTGACTTGGGACCTGGACGATCGCAATACGCTCAAGTCCATCAGCGGTTATCGCCGCCTCGAATGGAACGATTCGCTGGACCTGGACGGCTCACCGCTCAACGTCGCCTTCACTCAGCGCTTTACCGACTACGACCAGTTCTCGCAGGACTTGCAGTGGATCGGCAGTCTGGACCGGCTGAACTACGTTGCCGGCCTGTACTACTTCACCGATGACGGGCAGACCAACAATCCCCAGCTGTTCTTCGACGGCGCCGCGGAATACGACTCGCGCTACGGTACCGGCACCGATGCCTGGGCGGCCTATGGCCAAGCCGACTACAAGTTGCTGGACGCTCTCACGCTGACCCTGGGCCTGCGCTACACCAGCGAGAAGAAGAAACTGGACCGCGCCTTCGGCGTGCGTACCAGTCCGGACGATCCGTACTACTACCTGATTCCCGAAGGCACGCACGCTGCGGAAACCTTTACCGATACCACGCCGATGGTGTCCGTCGCCTATCGCTTCAATGAAAGCGTCAACGTCTACGCCAAGTACACGGAAGGCTTCAAGAGCGGCGGCTTCAACGGTGAATACAGCAACCCGATGGCCACGCCGGAGGACAACATCGCCGAGACGCTGACGCCGTTCAAACCCGAGAAGCAAAAATCTTTCGAACTGGGCGCCAAGACCGACCTGTTCGGCGGCCGCGCTCGCGTCAATGTCGCGCTGTTCCACAATGAACTCGAAGATCTGCAAGCTTCGATCTTCCTGGGGCAGGGGGCCGCCGCCACGGCCGTGCGCAACGCCGGCGAAGCGACGGTCGAGGGCGTGGAAGTCGAGGCCGTGCTGCTGCTGACCGCCGGCACCACGCTGAGCCTCAACTACGCCTATCTGGATTCGCAGTACGACGAATTCATCGATCTGGCGATTCCGGATCGCATCAACCAGGCCGACAACCGCGCCTTCGTCCACGCGCCGGAAAACGCGTACAACCTCACGCTGAACAGTCTGCTGGCCGAGACGGCATGGGGCCGCCTCCGCATGGTGGTCGACTACTCGTATACCGATTCGTTCTACACCTATCCTTACCAACTGGCGGATTCCGGGCCGGACTACAACCCCAATGCCCAACTTGCCGCCAATTCCGAGGTGGACGGACACGGCATGCTCAATCTGCGCCTCTCGCTGGCGGACATCGCGCTGGGCGAGGCCAGCGGCGAACTGGCGATCTGGTGCCGCAATGCCCTGGACGACGATACCGCCACCAACTTCATCGACTTCGGACCCGCGTTCGGCGGTCTTACCGTGGCCAACTTCGAGGAACCGCGCACGCTGGGGATTACCGGGATCGTGCGCTGGTAA
- a CDS encoding HIT family protein gives MDSIFTKIIKGELPGHFVMQDDQCVAIMTIAPIRPGHVLLIPREQIDHWDDLPAPLASHLMLTGQRIAKAIKKALSPNRVGMMIAGFEVAHVHLHILPAESLGAFDFSQAQQPDAQALAEKAHLIRQALESLAE, from the coding sequence GTGGACAGCATTTTCACCAAGATCATCAAGGGCGAGCTGCCCGGCCATTTTGTCATGCAGGACGATCAATGCGTGGCGATCATGACGATTGCCCCGATCCGCCCCGGCCATGTCCTGCTGATCCCCCGCGAGCAGATCGATCATTGGGACGATCTGCCGGCGCCGCTGGCGAGCCATCTGATGCTGACCGGCCAGCGCATCGCCAAGGCCATCAAGAAGGCGCTGTCTCCCAACCGCGTCGGCATGATGATCGCCGGATTCGAGGTCGCACACGTGCATCTGCACATACTGCCGGCCGAGAGCCTGGGTGCCTTCGATTTTTCGCAGGCTCAGCAGCCTGACGCGCAAGCGCTGGCCGAGAAAGCGCACTTGATCCGTCAGGCACTCGAATCACTCGCCGAATGA
- a CDS encoding PAS domain S-box protein, translating to MTAELLQDLTNNATPLLALAMLHNTLRARRKVHGTWFGVLTGMLFGATAMIGMAFPFVLSSGLIFDSRSVVMSLAGLFGGPLVAGVAALMAIAYRSWLGGIGTFTGVAVILSATSIGIAAHWLKQRGRLKPGLVSFLALGLFVHLVSLLWMLSLPNALFGDVMRHVAGPFLSVLTLSTLVFAHLFQLGEDQELAAKSLAESEERFRKLVEGSLVGVYVIQGRRVAYANPALDEIFGYPEGGLEGRMVRTLVAPDSFSEVYERLQRQFGDTPGSLRYSFQAVKADRTAFVAEVFGSRALYGGKPAIVGMLLDVTERQQTARRLSESERLLRESQMVARIGSYQYDFRTRCYTTSAFVDEMLGLEPGQAKSDAAWLDLVDPGYRAEVERQAIEAAGQNDSEQTYPIIRPRDGQRRWLHSVARTERDEAGRPSRVVGIIQDVTERREAELAAESSESKFRVLVNAIPDLVWLKDPQGVFLTCNRQFERFMGRAEAEVIGKTDFDFVDHESAVQFRADDKRVLESGRTIVNEERLQGAIHGEPRLLETVKTPLYGATGDLIGVLGVARDITQRKAVEDALRLSERLHSRAQRVAQIGHWEFDHRSSEMHWSDEVYRIFERDPKSFTPNFESSLEATHPDDREWVKATFEDAAKRGKQYQLIHRIQQPSGEIKYVEERAQFVMDSDGTPLRTVGTAQDVTERRRVQLDLERQLHNNRLMLDTMTDGYLRLDAQGNILDVNQAYCRMLGYEKAELIGSTVGKLRVENNPLEVPEIAATVLQAGHLRFETYHRRKDGGVILFESSATAMPGVEPAQIAAFLRDVTEQRSIEAHYRELVNRIPAGVFRYRADRLGRGRLEYVSPEFCRLLKVQKSDALGQPEHLLNRMCPEDRAEFQRRRRHAGNGSRLFSWDGRLRLDDQIRWVHVEAGATEEVGGAMVWHGIATDVTERQLLLDRMRLDSAVIASTTESIIVTDLESNIVSVNKAFTDMTGYTATEVLGKQVRLLKSGRHDEAYYQAMWRDLLMLGRWQGQIWNRRKSGEIYPELLNLSVVRNEEGKPTHYVGVASDISSLKRSEEKLEHLAHHDALTGLPNRLLLASRVQHAVEQARRGNFQLAVLFLDLDRFKTVNDGLGHPIGDQLLIAVADRLRTLLHEDDTFGRLGGDEFLILIERLEEASDAASLARILLDSLSQPFVLESGHELYIQASVGISVYPSDGQTGEILIRNADAAMFRAKDQGRNALHFYTEALTVQASERLNLETGMRRALDQGDFMVWYQPIYRFSDRRIVGAEALLRWRGSDGKLIPPDRFIPVAEDSGLILDLGLFVLETACVDLKRWLDSGLQIETLAINLSPQQLRGQNLEQSIAELIARTGAPAHLLELEITERGLMDLGQNTLQKLKALKALGVQLAIDDFGTGYSSLSYLKRMPVDKLKIDRSFVEGLPSDVSDVAIVQTIVAIAQAMQMRVLAEGVEVDAQFDFLESIGCEECQGYLFGPAVPEDQFAEHLRGRPTPTVLRDRS from the coding sequence ATGACAGCAGAGCTGTTACAGGATCTGACCAACAACGCGACGCCGTTGCTGGCGCTCGCCATGTTGCACAACACGCTTCGGGCCCGACGGAAGGTCCATGGCACATGGTTTGGCGTGCTGACCGGTATGTTGTTCGGCGCCACCGCGATGATCGGTATGGCCTTTCCGTTCGTCCTGAGTTCGGGTCTGATCTTCGATTCACGCTCGGTGGTAATGAGTCTGGCAGGACTGTTCGGCGGCCCGCTGGTGGCGGGTGTGGCCGCATTGATGGCGATCGCCTACCGGAGCTGGCTTGGCGGGATCGGCACATTCACCGGCGTGGCAGTGATCCTCAGCGCGACCTCGATCGGTATTGCTGCGCACTGGCTGAAGCAACGGGGCCGGCTGAAGCCCGGGCTCGTGAGTTTTCTTGCCTTGGGCCTGTTCGTGCACCTGGTTTCGCTGTTGTGGATGCTGAGCCTGCCGAATGCGCTGTTCGGCGATGTCATGCGGCACGTGGCCGGCCCGTTTCTGAGCGTGCTGACGCTTTCGACCTTGGTTTTCGCGCATCTGTTCCAGCTCGGCGAGGATCAGGAGCTGGCGGCGAAATCGCTTGCCGAAAGCGAGGAAAGATTCCGCAAGCTGGTGGAGGGATCGCTGGTTGGCGTGTATGTGATCCAGGGGCGGCGCGTGGCCTACGCCAATCCCGCGCTCGATGAAATCTTCGGCTATCCGGAAGGCGGGCTTGAGGGTCGGATGGTCAGGACCCTGGTGGCGCCGGATAGCTTTTCCGAGGTTTACGAAAGGCTGCAGCGTCAGTTCGGTGATACGCCGGGCAGTCTCCGATATTCATTTCAGGCGGTGAAAGCGGACCGGACGGCCTTTGTGGCCGAGGTGTTCGGAAGCCGGGCCCTGTACGGCGGCAAGCCCGCCATCGTAGGCATGCTGCTCGATGTGACCGAGCGGCAGCAGACCGCCCGCCGCTTGTCCGAGAGCGAGCGTCTGTTGCGCGAGTCCCAGATGGTGGCCCGGATCGGCAGCTACCAGTACGACTTCAGGACGCGCTGCTACACCACGTCGGCATTCGTCGACGAAATGCTGGGACTCGAGCCCGGACAGGCGAAATCGGACGCCGCCTGGCTCGATCTGGTTGACCCCGGCTACCGCGCAGAGGTCGAGCGGCAAGCCATCGAGGCCGCCGGCCAGAATGATTCCGAACAAACGTATCCGATCATCCGGCCGCGTGACGGCCAGCGACGCTGGTTGCACAGCGTGGCGCGTACGGAACGAGACGAGGCCGGCCGGCCATCACGGGTGGTGGGCATCATCCAGGATGTCACCGAACGTCGCGAAGCCGAACTCGCCGCCGAATCAAGCGAGAGCAAGTTCCGGGTGCTGGTGAACGCGATTCCGGATCTGGTCTGGCTGAAGGATCCTCAGGGAGTCTTTCTCACCTGCAACCGCCAATTCGAGCGATTCATGGGGCGCGCCGAAGCGGAGGTGATCGGAAAGACGGATTTCGATTTCGTCGACCATGAATCGGCGGTGCAGTTTCGTGCCGACGACAAGCGGGTTCTCGAATCGGGACGGACCATCGTCAATGAGGAGCGTTTGCAGGGAGCGATCCATGGCGAGCCGAGATTACTCGAAACGGTCAAGACGCCGTTGTACGGCGCCACCGGCGATCTGATCGGTGTGCTCGGTGTTGCGCGTGACATCACCCAGCGCAAGGCAGTGGAAGACGCGCTGCGCCTGAGCGAGCGCTTGCACAGTCGCGCTCAACGTGTCGCGCAGATAGGGCATTGGGAATTCGACCACCGGAGCAGCGAAATGCATTGGTCGGACGAGGTTTACCGAATTTTCGAGCGGGATCCGAAGTCCTTTACCCCCAATTTCGAAAGCTCACTTGAGGCCACGCACCCGGATGATCGGGAATGGGTGAAGGCGACCTTCGAGGATGCGGCGAAACGCGGCAAGCAATATCAACTGATACATCGCATTCAGCAGCCTTCGGGCGAGATCAAGTACGTCGAGGAACGCGCGCAGTTCGTGATGGACAGTGACGGCACGCCGCTGCGGACGGTGGGTACGGCTCAGGACGTCACCGAACGACGCCGGGTTCAACTGGATCTGGAGCGTCAACTGCACAACAACCGGCTGATGCTGGACACGATGACGGACGGCTACCTGCGCCTTGACGCGCAAGGAAACATCCTCGACGTCAACCAGGCGTACTGCCGGATGCTTGGATATGAAAAGGCCGAACTGATCGGGAGCACGGTCGGCAAGCTCCGCGTTGAGAATAATCCGCTCGAAGTTCCCGAAATCGCAGCGACGGTCCTTCAGGCAGGGCATCTGCGCTTCGAAACCTATCATCGACGCAAGGACGGCGGGGTGATTCTGTTCGAGTCCAGCGCCACGGCGATGCCCGGCGTAGAGCCAGCCCAGATCGCCGCGTTTCTGAGGGACGTCACCGAGCAGCGCAGCATCGAAGCGCACTACCGGGAACTCGTTAATCGGATTCCAGCCGGCGTCTTCCGATATCGGGCTGATCGTCTCGGTCGTGGGCGCTTGGAATATGTGAGTCCGGAGTTCTGCCGTCTGCTGAAGGTCCAAAAATCCGATGCGCTCGGACAACCCGAGCATCTGTTAAATCGCATGTGCCCTGAGGACCGTGCGGAGTTCCAGCGGAGGCGGAGGCACGCCGGCAACGGAAGCCGGTTGTTCAGTTGGGACGGACGCCTCAGGCTGGACGATCAAATTCGATGGGTACATGTCGAGGCTGGAGCGACCGAAGAGGTCGGTGGCGCGATGGTCTGGCACGGGATCGCAACCGACGTGACCGAGCGGCAGCTGCTGCTCGACCGCATGCGTCTGGATTCGGCAGTGATCGCGAGCACGACTGAGTCGATCATCGTGACTGACCTTGAGTCGAATATCGTCTCCGTCAACAAGGCGTTCACCGATATGACGGGTTACACGGCAACCGAAGTACTCGGCAAGCAAGTGCGCCTGTTGAAGTCTGGTCGTCACGACGAAGCTTACTATCAGGCAATGTGGCGCGACCTCCTGATGTTGGGTCGCTGGCAGGGGCAGATATGGAACCGTCGCAAGTCCGGCGAAATCTATCCCGAATTGCTCAATCTCAGCGTCGTTCGCAACGAGGAAGGTAAGCCCACCCATTACGTGGGCGTCGCCAGTGATATCAGTTCGCTCAAGCGCAGCGAAGAGAAGCTTGAACATCTTGCGCACCATGACGCCTTGACCGGCTTGCCCAATCGCTTGTTACTCGCATCCCGTGTCCAGCATGCGGTGGAACAGGCGCGACGCGGAAACTTTCAGCTTGCCGTATTGTTTTTGGATCTGGATCGATTCAAGACGGTAAACGATGGGCTGGGGCACCCGATCGGCGATCAACTCCTCATCGCAGTTGCAGATCGCCTCCGCACCCTGTTGCACGAAGACGATACCTTCGGTCGGCTGGGCGGAGACGAATTTCTCATCCTTATCGAACGCCTGGAGGAAGCCTCCGATGCCGCCAGCCTGGCGCGGATACTGCTCGATTCTCTATCCCAACCGTTTGTTCTGGAAAGCGGCCACGAGCTCTACATTCAGGCCAGCGTCGGAATCAGCGTCTATCCATCGGACGGGCAAACCGGTGAAATCCTGATCAGGAACGCCGATGCCGCCATGTTCCGAGCCAAAGATCAGGGAAGGAATGCGCTGCATTTCTATACGGAAGCGTTGACCGTCCAGGCCAGCGAGCGGCTGAATCTAGAGACGGGCATGCGTCGTGCGCTGGACCAAGGCGACTTCATGGTTTGGTACCAGCCGATCTACCGCTTTTCCGACCGTCGGATCGTCGGCGCCGAAGCCTTGCTGCGATGGCGGGGGAGCGACGGCAAACTGATCCCGCCCGATCGGTTCATCCCGGTCGCCGAGGACAGCGGCCTGATACTCGATCTCGGCTTATTTGTGCTCGAAACCGCCTGCGTGGATCTCAAACGCTGGCTCGATTCGGGTCTGCAAATCGAAACGCTGGCCATCAACCTCTCACCACAACAGCTGCGCGGGCAGAACCTGGAACAAAGCATCGCCGAGCTGATCGCCCGAACTGGGGCTCCCGCACACTTGCTGGAACTGGAGATCACCGAACGCGGATTGATGGACCTGGGACAAAATACCCTTCAGAAATTGAAAGCACTCAAGGCGCTCGGCGTGCAACTGGCGATTGACGACTTCGGAACTGGATATTCATCCTTGAGCTATCTCAAACGCATGCCGGTGGACAAGCTCAAGATCGATCGTAGCTTCGTCGAGGGGCTGCCCTCGGACGTCAGCGACGTAGCCATCGTTCAAACGATTGTCGCAATCGCGCAGGCAATGCAGATGCGTGTGCTCGCCGAGGGTGTGGAGGTGGATGCGCAGTTCGACTTTCTCGAAAGCATCGGCTGCGAGGAATGCCAGGGTTATCTGTTCGGCCCTGCGGTACCGGAAGACCAGTTCGCGGAACATCTGCGTGGCAGGCCGACCCCGACTGTACTGCGCGACCGCAGTTGA